CTGGTCGTCGGTCACCCGCTCGACCACGGCGACCGCGTCGAGGACGGTTCGATCGTCGGACCGCAGGACGGCCTCCATCTGTCGGGCCTGTTCGGCCAGTTCGACGATCCGATCGACGTGGTGGTGGATGACGGCGGCTTCCTCGGGGTCGGCGTTCTCGAGCAGTTCCGCTTGTCCCTCGAGCACGGTGGCGTGGTTCCGGAGGTCGTGGCGGAGGACGCGGTTGATGACGGACAGGCCGGCGGCGAGCTGTTCGCTCTCCTCGCGAGCCCGCTCCGTCCGCTGGCGTTCGAGCCGCCGCTCGGCGTCGTAGATGCCCAGGAGGCCGCCGTCGAGCAGGCCGCCGGCCGCCCAGCCGACGAAGAGTTCGATCCCGGTTCCGGCCGCGATCCCCTCGACGGCGTTCAGGTGGCCGTTCAGCGCGCCGCCGGCCCCGAGGGCGACCGCACCGAGGTAGGCCCACGCGGCGACCCGGGTGAGGTGCTGGGCTCGGTCCCGGTCGGACCGGACCCAGAGCCAGACCGCGATCAGGAGGATGACGACGGTGGCGGGCGCGAGCAGCCAGATCAATCGGGTCGTCTCGGACTGGGTGCTGGTCGCAATCAGCACCGCGTTCGCGAGAAGCAGGAGGAGGGAGACGGCGACCAGCGACGCGACTCCGAGCGCGACCTGTCGGCGCCGTCCGGTCTCACCGCCCGTCATAGTTTCACGATACCCGCGACTCGTGGGGTCGAGACGTCCCATCCTTAAGAACCTGATACGCGTGACGAACCTCGAACTCTAGGCGAGCATCTCGTAGACCTCGCCCAGTTTCTCGACCGCGTGGTCGACGCTCATCGCGTCGCGGCGGTCGAGACAGTGCTCGCCGAGCGCGTCCCGTTCGTCGAGCGTTCGCTCGATTGCGGACCGGAACCGCTCGGCATCGCCCGGCGGTGCGCGGTAGCCGGTTTCGCCGGTGCGGACGGTGTCGGAGAGCGCGCCGGCGTCGACGGCGGCGACGGGCGTCCCGCAGGCGTTGGCCTCCAGCGCCACCAGACCCTGGGTCTCCACGGGACTGGGGAACGCGAACACGTCGAGCGCGCTGTAGAAGGCGGGGAGTTCTTCGCGGTCGAGGAACCCGAGGAATCGTGCGTCGACGTCCGCGTCGGCCGCGAGTCGCTCCAGTCGCTCCCGCGCGGGGCCGTCGCCGCCGAAGACGACCGTCACGTCCATGCCGTCGGTCGCCTCGACGATCAACTCGAGTTCCTTCTCGAAGCCGTGGCGGCCGGTGTACCCGACGAGGGGCTTCCCGGTGTCCAGATCGTACTTCGCCAGGAAGTCGGCGGTGTCGACCGGCTGGAACCGCTCGACGTCGACGCCGTTGGGCACGACCTCGATCGCGGTCCGGACGCCGATCTCGCGGAGGTGGTGCCGGGCGGGTTCGCTCGGCACGATCACCATCTCCGCGCGGTTCAGGTACCACTTCTCGTAGGCCCGGGCGGTCCGCTCGACCGGCGGGCGGAGCCACCCCTCGGCGATGTAGTCGGCGTACTCCGCGGCCGGGGTGTGGTAGGAGGCGACCAGGGGGACGCCGTGGCCCCGGGCGAACCGGAGCGCGCTCAGGCCGAGCAGGAACGGGGTGTGCGTGTGGACGAGGTCGGGGTCCGCCGCGCCGATGGCGTCCGGGACGCTCGGAACCGCGGCGTGGAACCCGTCGTAGAAAGGGAAGGCGACGCTGCGAACGGGGTGTTCGTCGGCCGACGGGTCGTAGCCGTCGGCGTCCGGGTAGGTGACGAGCATCCGGCCGCCGCGGGCCTCCCAGCGCTGGCGCCAGGTCTGGACCGTGTAGGTCACGCCGTTGACCGTCGGCAGATACGTATCGGTGAAGACCGCGACGGTCGGATCCATCGCCCGACCGTTCGACGACCTGTCGTTAATACGTTGTGTCATCGACGAGATCCTGATAGATAGCCGTCAGTTCTTCGCCGACCCGCTCGAGCGAGTGTTCCGCGGCCGTCTCCCGGGCGTTCTCCCCGAGCCGCTCGCGCAGGTCGGGGTTCGCGGCCAGTCGATCCAGGGCCTCGCGGAACTCCGCCCGCGTCTCGCACTTCAGGCAGTCCTCGCCGTCGGTGTAGAACTCCTCGAAGACCGGGATGTCCCGCAGGACGACCGCCTTCCCGCAGGCCATCGCCTCCAGCACGGCGATGCCCTGATTTTCCGCCTTCGTGGGAAACAGGTAGACGTCGCCGGCGCCGAACGCGCCGCGCTTGTCGTCGACCCAGCCGGTGAAGGTCACGTTCTCGGGGGGATCGCTCGTCCACTCCCGGACGGTCGCGGAGGCCTGGGGTCCGGAGTCGTAGGGGCCGAACCACGCGAAGTCGTAGTCGGTCTCCTGGGCCAGCCGACAGAAGGTCGTCAGGCCCTTGCGCTCGAAGACGTTGCCGACCGCGAACACGACCATCCCCTCGAGGTCGAAGCGCTCGCGGAACGGCTCGCGCAGGTCCTCGAACCCCGCCAGCGAGTCGACGTCGACGCCGTTACTGATCGGTCGGATCGGGGCGTCGACGGGGTAGGACTCGATGGTCCGCTTCGTGTACTCGCTGGGGCAGAGCACGAGGTCGGCCTGCGAGTAGAACCACCGGAGGTAGCGGCGGAGCGGCTTCGCGAGGTAGGTCGACCCGCGGAAACTCTCGGCGAAGTCCTCGCTGGTGACGTGGGAGTGCAGCACCAGCGGGACGTCGTTGCGACGGGCGTACCGGGCGACTGCGACGGTCCCGGGGCCGATCATGTTGCAGTGGGCGAGGTCGAAGTCGGCGACGGGGCCGTCGCCGGTCAGGGCGCGCTCGACGCCGCGCACGGGGTCGCCGCCCGACCACGGTGAGGTGAGGACCTCCACGTCGGTCTCGGCGAGGGCGGCCCGTTGCTGGTCGACGGCGGTGCCGATGCCGCTCCGGTCGAGGTGAGCGGCCAGTTCCAGGTAGTTGAGCGCGCGCACGGTCGGGCCGACACGTGGCCGGAAAAAAACCCTACCGAAAGGCTCGGCGGACGCGACGACTCGCGGGCGGCACCCCGACGCCGCCGACGCCGAGCGGAACCTATACCGGCCTCGCCCGATCAGTGTCAGTCATGCCCGGCGAGGAACAGCTGGCCGCCGAGCGGGTCGACCGCCTGCAGGAACTGGCGAAGGCCGCGACGGCGGCGGGGGAGACCGAACGGGCTCGCGCGTACGTCCGCCGCGCCCGACGGGTGGCGGAGCGCAACCGGCTGTCGCTGCCCCACCGCTTCAAGCGCTTTACCTGCGACCGCTGTGACGCCTACCTCCGACCCGGTGTGAACGCTCGGGTACGGACCCGCGACGGCCACGTCGTCGTCGCCTGCGACTGCGGTGCCCACGCGCGGTATCCGTACTGACCCCGCGTCGGGGACCGCCCACCGGCCGCGAGTGCGGACGGCTGGCACACCGACCGTCGGGGAGAGGCTTTAAGAACGATTGCCCTCTAGCAGTGACGACATGACCGATCAGGAGAAACGCCGGCGGATGCACGACCTGGACGTTACGGTGTGGGTCGGGAAACACGGGATCGAGTCCGTCGTCGAGGAGCTGTCGGACCAGCTCGACGAGCGCGATCTGGTGAAAGTGAAGTTCCTCCGCGCGGCTCGCGGCGGGACCACGACCGAGGACCTCGCCGCGGACCTCGCAGAACAGGTGAGCGGTGACCTCGTCCGGACGCGGGGCCACACCGCGGTGATCGAGCGATGATCCCGCTGCAGGCCGCGAACACGTATCTCGCCGAGCGACTGGCCGAGTTCGGCGTCCCCGCGGCGGGGGCGGTCGGCTCGGCGGTCACCTTCCTGGTCGCCTTCGTCGCCCTCTATCTCCTCGGCCGGCTCTTCTTCGTCCCGGTCGTCGACCGGGTGCTCCGGCGCCGGGACCTCGACGAACACGCGCGCCGACCGCTCGTGAAGCTCACGCGGATCGTGACCGGCTTCACGGCAGTCGCGGTCGCCTTCACCTTCGCCGGGTTCGGGAACATCCTCACGGCCATCGCGACCATCGGCGCGGCGGCGACGCTGGCCATCGGGTTCGCGATGCAGGACGTGCTCTCGAACTTCGTCGCCGGCATCTTCATCTACACGGACAAGCCGTTCCGCATCGGCGACTGGATCGAGTGGGACGGCTATTCGGGCGTCGTCGAGGACATCTCGATGCGCGTCACGCGCGTCCGCACGTTCGACAACGAACTGCTGACGGTCCCCAACTCCCAGCTAACCGGCGGCGTCATCAAGAACCCCGTCGCCAAGCAGCAACTGCGCCTGAAGTTCCTGTTCGGCATCGGCTACGACGACGACATCGACGAGGCCACCGAGATCATCGTCGAGGAGGCCGAGAAGCACGACGGCATCATGGACGATCCGGAACCGTCCGTCCGGCTGACGGAACTGGGCGATTCCTCGGTCGGCCTGCAGTCGCGCATCTGGATCGACAACCCCAGCCGATCTGACTTCGTGAAGATCCGCGGCGAGTACGTCGCCGCCGTCAAGGAGCGCTTCGACCAGGCGGACATCAACATCCCCTACCCGAACCGCACCATCGGCGGCGACCTGCAGATCCAGAACGTCGAGATGGTCGAACCCGCCGACGACTGACGTTCACCGGTTCCGATTTCTCCCGTTCGCCTCTTCGAGCCGTTCCAGCAGTCGATCGATCGCGAGGACGGCACCGCCCGTCAGGAGCATGAACGTCGGAACGGACACGAGCAGCACGATCCAGTGTGGGACTGGCTGTCGCGGTGCCGCCGGCGCGGCGTGCAGTGCGATCCACGTCGTCGGAACGGGTTGGACTGGCAGGATCCCGGTCACGCCTCGTCACCCGGGTTCCCGTCCCGTGTGGCGGTTCCGGCCCTGTAGACGTAGTAGCCGGCGGCGACGAGCAGGAGGCTGACGGCGATCCAGTGGGGATTGTACGGGCCGCCCCACGAGAGCGGTTCGCCGCCGGCGGCCACCGGCCAGTGGAGGCCGAGCACCGCGTGATCGACGACGGCGTCGAACAGGTCGAACGCACCGAGACCGACGAGCGCGGCCCCGGCGAGCGGACGGACGGCGAGCGGCGCTTCAGTCCGGCGTTCGGCCCGCCAGAGCAGGCCGGCACCGACGCCCGCGACGAACAGCATCGCGAGCGAGAAGAGACCGTCGGCGCGGACGTTCGTTCGGAGCCCCGCGACGGTGTCCATCGGGTAGATCCCGGAGACGAGGTGGTGCCACTGGAGGACGTGGTGGAGGACGAGCACGTCGATGAGGCCGCTGAACCCGACGCCGAACACGCCCGCCGCGAGGAGGGCCCGTCGGGTCACGACCCGCCGCTCCCGATCGGCGTCGCCGTCGGTCGGTCCGACCATCGCGTCCCCGTTTCCACCGCGACACTGAAAGCCGCAGTTGGTGCCACAGGTGAATTAGCCGGTCGCGGAGTGGTCGGCGGGTTGACCTGTCCGAAACACGATCCCGACCTCGACTCCAGTCTCTCCGGCCGATGTTACTGGTACTCGCTCACGCAGAACCCGTTCCCCTCTGGATCCTCCATGACCGTCCAGGTCGCGGTGTGGGTCTCGTAGGCTTCGGTCTTCGTCTCCCGCACGGCGGCGCCGAGGTCCCGAAGGCGCTCGACGGTCGCCTCTCGGTCGCCGGTCGAGAGGTCCAGGTGGATCGGCAGGTCCCGTTCGGTGCCCTTCGGCAGCTCCTTGAACAGCAGGCTCGGCCCTTCGCCGGGGCGGTCGACGATCGCCGGATCGAGCGTGGACGGCAGTTCACGGCGCTCGCCGCCGAGTGCCGCCGCCCAGAACTCGGCCAGTTCGTCCGGGTCGCGACAAGCGAAGGTAATAAATTCTAACTCTGGCATGCGTCACAGGAACTGGATGGCGGGAATGTGTCACTGGTGACGACGGAAAGTACTGCCACGGTCTATGGCAGGCTTGATTGCTGTTCTGCGGTCACTTTTGCCAGCATCCGCGGCGCTTCGCGCCGCGGTTCAACGCGAGCGCCTCCGGCGCTCGCGCCTTTTTCGCCACCGGAAGACTCACTCCGTTCGTCTTCCGAGCACCCGTTCGCCTTCGGCTCACGGGAACCACGTTTTTCGAGGAGTGGTTGCGCGCCGCTGGCGCGCAACCCGACGATGAAAAAGGTGGGATGAATGGAATGGACCTCGGGATTGCCCGGCGTTCGGACGCGGGTAATCCCGCGTGCCTCCTCCACCCCGCGACCCTACGAGCGACGGGTGTTCGGGGATTCGCTGCTCGCTTCCGCGCCTGACGGGGTGTCCCCGACTAACCGCACCGGATCGCCCCTGCAGGCGAGCCAGTGGGGACCGCCGCCCCCGCAGGACGAGGCTTCGACGTTGGCTTGCGGGGCCCGCGTCCGTCTGACTGGACGCCCCCGAGCTTCGGTCCCCGCTAAAGACCATATCGCGGGTGGAGAGCAGGGCCTAACTGCCCGACCTAGTCCAGCCTTACCTACCCCCGACCTCCATAAGGGCCTTTCGGATGCGTCCCCGTCGCCCGGTTTCGGCCGCGACCTGTCGACGCGACCGACGATTACAGCAACCCGAGCGCGCGGGCGAACCATGCCGATCCGAGCGGCACCAGCGGGCTCACCGCAGCCACGACCCAGCGATGGAGGGTGTCGATCTCGACGACGTCGACGCGGACGGTCAGCGCCCAGGCGATGGCGACGGCGGCGATGGCGACGCCGAGTACGAGCGCGACGCCGGCGCTCAGCGCGGGGTCGGATCGGCCCTCCCGGCCCGCGGCCAGGGCGATGAGTGCCACGAGCGCGAACAGGCCGGCGACGAGGGGGTTGATCGCACCGGAACCGTAGTAGAGGGCGACGCCGCTCGCGTCCTCGAGGAGGAGATAGGGCGCGGCCAGGGCGAGGAGGACGGCGAGACAGCCGACGATCCCGACGAGCGGGGCGATCCGCAGGTCGTCCATATCACCGTCTGGTCGGCGCCGCAACTTAACCGCGGCGTTGTCCGCCGCCCGGTCGGCCAGGTGGCCGCCGCCGAGAGCAGTCGAAACGGCCACAAGCGTGGACCCGGTACGACCACCATGGTCGGACTCGGTGACACGAAAAAGAAGATCGAGAAGATGATTTCGGCGGCCGAAGACCTCTACGAGAAGATGAACCAGCTCCGGGCCCAGATCGAGGAGCTCCGGGAGACGGTCGAGCACACGAGCGAGACCGTCGACGCGATGGAACACGACATCGCCGAGCAGCAGGTCCTGCTCGAACGGCTCGCCGAGGAGCAGGGGATCGACGTCGACGAAGTGCTGGCCGCGGCGGCGATCGAGGACGCGACGCCCGGGGCCGCCGAGGACGGGGGGGCCGACGGCGCGACCGATACCGGCGCCGAGGCGACGGACGCCGCGGGCGGCAGCGCCGCAGAGCCCGAAGACTGAACGCGGTCGGGGGGTCTCGCCTCAGCCGAGGAGCCGCTGGTGTTCGACTTTCAGACAGCGGTCCTGGACGACGCGGAGGCCCGCCTCCTCGGCCCGGGCCGCCGCCTCGTCGTCGACGATGCCGAGCTGGGTCCAGACGACCTGCACGTCGTCGCGTTCCAGCGTCTCGTCGACGATCCCGGCGACCTCCTCGCTCGGGCGGAACACGTCCACGACGTCGATCGCCTCGTCGACGTCGGCGAGGGAGTCGGCCGCGGGCCGGCCGAGGATCTCGTCCGCGTAGGGGTTCACCGGGACGATCTCGTAGCCGTGGCGCTGCATGTACGCCGGGATGTCGTGGGCGGCCTTCCCCTCGGTCGCCGAGCAGCCGACGACGGCGATCGTCTCGAGGCCGAGGATCTCGCGGAGTTCCGCGTCTGTTTCGACTGGCATACGAACAGCGAGGACGCCTGTGAGGAAAAGAGTGCTGGCGAGCCGGCTGCAACCGGCGTCGGCTCCGCGGTCGCCGTCGGTCGCCGGCCGTTCAGGGTTCGACCGTCTCGGTATCGACGCCGGGGAGCTGGAGAGTCACCGAGCGGTCCTCGTCGGTGCGGACGACGCCGTCGAACAGCTGGACGAGCGTGTTCATCGTCTCCTCGTCGTGGGCGGTCGAATCGATAACGTGGATGCCCACGGCCTCGGCGCTCTCGATGCGGCTGGTGAACACGTGCATGAACCGGAAGACGGTCTGCAGGTCCGAGTACATGAGCAGCGTCGACAGCGAGTCGACGAGCACGCGGTTGCGTTTGCTCCCGCGCTCGCGGTAGAACTCCTCGACGAACTCGGAGAACTCGATCCCGATCCCGGTCATGTCCACCGGCGAGGAGGTGTACTTGACGACGTCCGTGTCCGAGGCCGACTGGCCCTGGTGTCTGGTGACGCAGTCGACGACCCCGACGCGGGCCTCGTCCGGGTTCTCGAGGAGCGCGCGGAAGTCGGTCAGCACCCGCTCCGCGTTGTCCCGGGTGGTGACGACGATCGACCCGTCGCCGCGCTCGGACCCGGTTTTGAGCGCCTGCATCGCGACCTCGCGCTTGCCCGACAGCGGCGGCCCGGCCACGAGAATGTTCGTCCCGGGTTCCACTGTCGCGCCGCCGAACTCCGTCCCCAGATCGTACATGGAATTGCCTCGTTTCGAGCAACCGACTGCTGCCCCCTTGCAACGGCCGGTTCTTGCGTACCGTACAATCCTGCCGGCTCACATAAATGCTTTTGCGTCACGACGAGCGCCGACCGCCAGCCAGCGCCCTCAGACCAGCGCCGCGGCCCGCCCCACGACGAACGCCGCTGCGGCCAGAAACATCCCGTACTTGAGGTGGGACTGGCCGGCCGTCGGATCCCCGAACCCCTCGTAGCCCGCGTAGAGCATCACCAGATCCGCCGGCACGACGGCCACGAGGTAGGCCACGCCGAAGGTGCCCAGGAGGTAGGGCACCGGACTGGCCAGCGCGGCGACGACCAGCAGCGCTGCCGCGAGGCCGAGCGACTGGCCCTCGCCGACCGCGATCGGGAGCGTGTTCAGCCCCTCCTCGCGATCGCCCGCCACGTCCTCGACGTCCTTGATGATCTCGCGAGCGAGCGTCGACAGCGCGGCGAGCAGGAACAGGACCACGGTCGGCTCGATAGCCCCGACGGCCGCCCCGCCGAACAGGAACGTGCTCCCCCCGAGGTACGCCACCAGCGCGTTGCCGACGCCGGGGAGCCCCTTGAATAGCTCCGTGTAGGTGACCAGCGCGAGCAGGTTGAAGACGGCGATGGCGATGGCCGGAAGCGGCAAGAGCGCCAGCGTGAACGCGACCGCGGCGAGGAAGAGCCCGACGCTGAAGACGAGCGCGCCGCGGGGCGAGACAGCGCCCCGCGGGATCGGGCGGTCGGGCGCGTTGATCCGGTCGATCTCCCGGTCGAAGTAGTCGTTGATGGCGTTGCCGGCGCCGGTCGCGAACCCCGTCGCGACGACGGCGGCGACCACCTGTGGGGTCTGGAGCGACCAGCCGACGGCGACGAAGGCCCCGATGAACGTCAACACGCTTGCGGCGACGGCGTTGATCGGCCGCGTTAGCTCGACGAGGCCGCGAACGCGCTCCATCATGTGGTGTCCTGCTGGGGAGCGAGTGATAAACAGTCCGATACCTCGCCGGGGCCGCTGCCAACCGAGTCGTTTAACAGGGCACACAGATAACCCGGTTACCGAGGGCGCTTAGCTCAGTCTGGACAGAGTACTTGGCTTCGGACCAAGCTGTCGCGG
Above is a genomic segment from Halorientalis sp. LT38 containing:
- a CDS encoding sensor histidine kinase translates to MTGGETGRRRQVALGVASLVAVSLLLLLANAVLIATSTQSETTRLIWLLAPATVVILLIAVWLWVRSDRDRAQHLTRVAAWAYLGAVALGAGGALNGHLNAVEGIAAGTGIELFVGWAAGGLLDGGLLGIYDAERRLERQRTERAREESEQLAAGLSVINRVLRHDLRNHATVLEGQAELLENADPEEAAVIHHHVDRIVELAEQARQMEAVLRSDDRTVLDAVAVVERVTDDQFDRYPDAAISVESPAEAPVSVATMFDVAVENLVENAVVHNDGTDPTVDVSVTAGDDCVSVAVSDDGPGIPDHELEVRDLPHESALEHSNGLGLWLVDWVVERSDGELDIETGPDGSRVRLTIPRA
- a CDS encoding DUF7548 family protein, encoding MDDLRIAPLVGIVGCLAVLLALAAPYLLLEDASGVALYYGSGAINPLVAGLFALVALIALAAGREGRSDPALSAGVALVLGVAIAAVAIAWALTVRVDVVEIDTLHRWVVAAVSPLVPLGSAWFARALGLL
- a CDS encoding glycosyltransferase family 4 protein — its product is MRALNYLELAAHLDRSGIGTAVDQQRAALAETDVEVLTSPWSGGDPVRGVERALTGDGPVADFDLAHCNMIGPGTVAVARYARRNDVPLVLHSHVTSEDFAESFRGSTYLAKPLRRYLRWFYSQADLVLCPSEYTKRTIESYPVDAPIRPISNGVDVDSLAGFEDLREPFRERFDLEGMVVFAVGNVFERKGLTTFCRLAQETDYDFAWFGPYDSGPQASATVREWTSDPPENVTFTGWVDDKRGAFGAGDVYLFPTKAENQGIAVLEAMACGKAVVLRDIPVFEEFYTDGEDCLKCETRAEFREALDRLAANPDLRERLGENARETAAEHSLERVGEELTAIYQDLVDDTTY
- a CDS encoding YhbY family RNA-binding protein; this translates as MTDQEKRRRMHDLDVTVWVGKHGIESVVEELSDQLDERDLVKVKFLRAARGGTTTEDLAADLAEQVSGDLVRTRGHTAVIER
- a CDS encoding VOC family protein, which translates into the protein MPELEFITFACRDPDELAEFWAAALGGERRELPSTLDPAIVDRPGEGPSLLFKELPKGTERDLPIHLDLSTGDREATVERLRDLGAAVRETKTEAYETHTATWTVMEDPEGNGFCVSEYQ
- a CDS encoding DUF5798 family protein, which codes for MVGLGDTKKKIEKMISAAEDLYEKMNQLRAQIEELRETVEHTSETVDAMEHDIAEQQVLLERLAEEQGIDVDEVLAAAAIEDATPGAAEDGGADGATDTGAEATDAAGGSAAEPED
- a CDS encoding DUF2243 domain-containing protein, which codes for MVGPTDGDADRERRVVTRRALLAAGVFGVGFSGLIDVLVLHHVLQWHHLVSGIYPMDTVAGLRTNVRADGLFSLAMLFVAGVGAGLLWRAERRTEAPLAVRPLAGAALVGLGAFDLFDAVVDHAVLGLHWPVAAGGEPLSWGGPYNPHWIAVSLLLVAAGYYVYRAGTATRDGNPGDEA
- a CDS encoding RAD55 family ATPase; this translates as MYDLGTEFGGATVEPGTNILVAGPPLSGKREVAMQALKTGSERGDGSIVVTTRDNAERVLTDFRALLENPDEARVGVVDCVTRHQGQSASDTDVVKYTSSPVDMTGIGIEFSEFVEEFYRERGSKRNRVLVDSLSTLLMYSDLQTVFRFMHVFTSRIESAEAVGIHVIDSTAHDEETMNTLVQLFDGVVRTDEDRSVTLQLPGVDTETVEP
- a CDS encoding ribonuclease P protein component 4; translated protein: MPGEEQLAAERVDRLQELAKAATAAGETERARAYVRRARRVAERNRLSLPHRFKRFTCDRCDAYLRPGVNARVRTRDGHVVVACDCGAHARYPY
- a CDS encoding glycosyltransferase, translated to MDPTVAVFTDTYLPTVNGVTYTVQTWRQRWEARGGRMLVTYPDADGYDPSADEHPVRSVAFPFYDGFHAAVPSVPDAIGAADPDLVHTHTPFLLGLSALRFARGHGVPLVASYHTPAAEYADYIAEGWLRPPVERTARAYEKWYLNRAEMVIVPSEPARHHLREIGVRTAIEVVPNGVDVERFQPVDTADFLAKYDLDTGKPLVGYTGRHGFEKELELIVEATDGMDVTVVFGGDGPARERLERLAADADVDARFLGFLDREELPAFYSALDVFAFPSPVETQGLVALEANACGTPVAAVDAGALSDTVRTGETGYRAPPGDAERFRSAIERTLDERDALGEHCLDRRDAMSVDHAVEKLGEVYEMLA
- a CDS encoding geranylgeranylglycerol-phosphate geranylgeranyltransferase, with the protein product MMERVRGLVELTRPINAVAASVLTFIGAFVAVGWSLQTPQVVAAVVATGFATGAGNAINDYFDREIDRINAPDRPIPRGAVSPRGALVFSVGLFLAAVAFTLALLPLPAIAIAVFNLLALVTYTELFKGLPGVGNALVAYLGGSTFLFGGAAVGAIEPTVVLFLLAALSTLAREIIKDVEDVAGDREEGLNTLPIAVGEGQSLGLAAALLVVAALASPVPYLLGTFGVAYLVAVVPADLVMLYAGYEGFGDPTAGQSHLKYGMFLAAAAFVVGRAAALV
- a CDS encoding CoA-binding protein, with protein sequence MPVETDAELREILGLETIAVVGCSATEGKAAHDIPAYMQRHGYEIVPVNPYADEILGRPAADSLADVDEAIDVVDVFRPSEEVAGIVDETLERDDVQVVWTQLGIVDDEAAARAEEAGLRVVQDRCLKVEHQRLLG
- a CDS encoding mechanosensitive ion channel family protein codes for the protein MIPLQAANTYLAERLAEFGVPAAGAVGSAVTFLVAFVALYLLGRLFFVPVVDRVLRRRDLDEHARRPLVKLTRIVTGFTAVAVAFTFAGFGNILTAIATIGAAATLAIGFAMQDVLSNFVAGIFIYTDKPFRIGDWIEWDGYSGVVEDISMRVTRVRTFDNELLTVPNSQLTGGVIKNPVAKQQLRLKFLFGIGYDDDIDEATEIIVEEAEKHDGIMDDPEPSVRLTELGDSSVGLQSRIWIDNPSRSDFVKIRGEYVAAVKERFDQADINIPYPNRTIGGDLQIQNVEMVEPADD